Proteins from a single region of Oryza brachyantha chromosome 6, ObraRS2, whole genome shotgun sequence:
- the LOC102720719 gene encoding D-3-phosphoglycerate dehydrogenase 3, chloroplastic-like, with protein MALALAAPLRHLLLAAPPSTSPGADAGAPALARRRASPLRRRGLACGCRASASASAAPSPAPPAAPGGVAAGRPTVLVTEKLGAAGLELLRRFANVDCAYELTAEELRAKVSLVDALVVRSATRVTREVFEAARGRLRVVGRAGVGIDNVDLQAATEAGCLVVNAPTSNTVAAAEHAIALLTAMARNVAQADASLKAGKWQRNKYVGVSLVGKTLAIMGFGKVGSEVARRAKGLGMDIIAHDPYAPVDRARAIGVDLVSFDEAISSADFISLHMPLTPSTAKLFDDETFANMKKGVRIINVARGGVVDEDALLRALDNGTVSQAALDVFTEEPPPKDSKLVHHENVTVTPHLGASTSEAQEGVALEIAEAVLGALKGELAATAVNAPMVPAEVLSELSPYVILAEKLGRLVVQLVAGGSGIKGVKVVYSSARDPDDLDTRVLRAMVTKGIIEPISSAFVNIVNADYVAKQRGVRISEERILLDGSPEIPIDSIEVHLANVESKFAGALSDEGDIRVEGEVKDGKPHLTLVGPFSVDVSLEGNLILCRQVDQPGIIGKVGSILGKMNVNVNFMSVGRTAPGKQAIMAIGVDEEPEKEALKLIGDIPSVEEFVFVKL; from the exons ATGGCCCTGGCCCTGGCGGCGCCgctccgccacctcctcctcgccgcgccgccctccaCCTCCCCCGGTGCCGACGCGGGAGCGCCTGCCctggcccgccgccgcgcctccccgctccgccgccgcggcctcgccTGCGGCTGCagggcctccgcctccgcctccgcggcgccCTCGCCTgctccccccgccgccccgGGCGGGGTCGCGGCGGGAAGGCCGACGGTGCTGGTCACGGAGAAGCTGGGCGCCGCGGGGCTGGAGCTGCTGCGGAGGTTCGCTAACGTGGACTGCGCATACGAGCTCAcggcggaggagctccgcGCCAAGGTGTCGCTCGTCGACGCGCTCGTCGTGCGCAGCGCCACGCGGGTGACGCGGGAGGTGTTCGAAGCGGCGCGCGGCCGCCTGCGCGTCGTCGGCCGCGCCGGGGTCGGCATCGACAACGTCGACCTCCAGGCCGCCACCGAGGCCGGGTGCCTCGTCGTCAACGCCCCCACCTCcaacaccgtcgccgccgccgagcacgcCATAGCCCTCCTCACCGCCATGGCGCGCAATGTCGCGCAGGCCGACGCTTCCCTCAAGGCCG GCAAATGGCAACGCAACAAATATGTTGGTGTTTCTTTGGTGGGAAAGACACTAGCTATTATGGGTTTTGGAAAGGTTGGCTCAGAAGTAGCTCGTCGTGCAAAAGGACTTGGAATGGATATCATTGCTCATGACCCATATGCACCTGTTGATAGAGCCCGGGCAATTGGTGTAGATCTTGTATCATTTGATGAGGCCATCTCTAGTGCAGACTTCATATCATTGCATATGCCACTTACACCATCAACGGCAAAGCTCTTTGATGATGAAACTTTTGCGAATATGAAAAAGGGTGTGAGGATTATTAACGTTGCAAGGGGTGGGGTAGTTGATGAAGACGCATTGCTGAGAGCACTCGATAATGGAACAGTTTCACAG GCAGCACTTGATGTCTTCACTGAGGAGCCACCACCAAAAGACAGCAAGTTAGTACACCATGAAAATGTGACTGTCACACCGCACCTTGGAGCTAGTACATCGGAAGCACAG GAAGGTGTAGCCCTTGAAATTGCAGAGGCAGTTCTCGGAGCACTAAAAGGGGAATTAGCTGCTACTGCTGTTAATGCCCCGATGGTCCCTGCTGAG GTTTTATCGGAGTTATCCCCGTATGTTATCCTTGCTGAGAAACTGGGCCGGCTTGTGGTGCAACTTGTAGCTGGTGGAAGCGGAATTAAGGGAGTGAAGGTTGTCTATTCATCAGCTAGAGACCCTGATGACTTGGACACAAGAGTACTCCGTGCCATGGTCACCAAAGGCATAATTGAACCCATTTCAAGTGCATTTGTGAACATTGTCAATGCTGACTATGTGGCCAAGCAAAGAGGCGTTCGCATCAGCGAAGAGAGAATTCTCCTTGATGGCTCACCAGAGATCCCAATAGATTCTATCGAGGTCCATCTCGCCAATGTAGAGTCCAAGTTTGCCGGTGCCCTATCAGATGAAGGTGACATCAGGGTGGAGGGAGAGGTTAAGGATGGCAAACCACATCTCACACTTGTTGGACCTTTCAGTGTGGATGTTAGTCTTGAGGGCAACCTAATACTTTGCCGCCAAGTTGATCAGCCGGGCATAATCGGAAAGGTGGGATCGATTTTGGGAAAGATGAATGTAAATGTGAATTTTATGAGCGTTGGAAGGACAGCTCCTGGAAAGCAGGCTATAATGGCCATTGGTGTCGATGAGGAGCCTGAGAAGGAAGCTCTCAAGTTGATAGGCGACATACCGTCAGTTGAGGAGTTTGTCTTTGTTAAGCTTTAA
- the LOC121054813 gene encoding F-box protein AFR-like: MSFSSMSKQQVLEAADEVGEEVMELIPGLPEEVAEKCLLHLPFLYHRLFRTVSSTWNRFLTVSPAKPVAFPSGASASVALSLPFLFAFAFDPASRRLQCQALDPFSRRWLLLPPVPGGAAAGSFAVVGLPRRGEIYVIGGVEEGGDKAVRSVAVYSAARNGWEEAAAMGTPRGYMAAGEVGGRLVVAGEDGEAEVFDPEEGRWAPAAARRGAAVARYDAAAAGGKLYVTEGWAWPFERAPRGAVYDAASDSWSEMARGMREGWTGSCAVAGGRMYIVAEYGEWRLKRYDEPRDEWRMVAGSGVPPEVRRPHVVSGEVEEVGGGRRRIYVVGAGLDVAIGTVSPSPSLHGGDDERVDWEVVKGPAEFAGLAPCNAQVLYA, from the coding sequence ATGAGCTTCTCCTCCATGAGCAAGCAGCAGGTTCTGGAAGCTGCCGACGAGGTCGGGGAGGAGGTGATGGAGCTCATCCCGGGCCTGCCGGAGGAGGTCGCCGAGAAGTGcctcctccacctgccgttCCTGTACCACCGCCTGTTCCGGACCGTGTCGTCCACTTGGAACAGGTTCCTCACCGTCTCGCCGGCCAAGCCGGTGGCCTTCCCGTCGggggcgtcggcgtcggtggCGCTCTCGCTGCCGTTCCTGTTCGCCTTCGCGTTCGACCCGGCGTCGCGGCGGCTGCAGTGCCAGGCGCTCGACCCCTTCTCTCGCcggtggctgctgctgcctcccgtgcccggcggcgcggcggctgggtCGTTCGCGGTGGTGGGgctcccccgccgcggcgagaTCTATGTGATTGGGGGCGTGGAGGAAGGGGGCGACAAGGCCGTGAGGAGCGTCGCGGTGTACAGCGCGGCGAGGAACGggtgggaggaggcggcggcgatgggcaCTCCTCGGGGGTACATggcggcgggggaggtggGAGGGAGGTTGGTAGTGGCCGGGGAGGACGGGGAGGCGGAGGTCTTCGACCCGGAGGAAGGGAGGTGGGCCCCCGCGGCggcccggcgcggcgcggcggtggcgaggtacgacgccgcggcggcgggcgggaaGCTGTACGTGACGGAAGGGTGGGCGTGGCCGTTCGAGCGGGCGCCGCGGGGCGCGGTGTACGACGCGGCGTCGGACTCGTGGTCGGAGATGGCGCGCGGGATGCGGGAGGGGTGGACGGGCtcctgcgccgtcgccggcggccggatgTACATCGTCGCCGAGTACGGCGAGTGGAGGCTGAAGCGGTACGACGAGCCGCGGGACGAGTGGAGGATggtcgccggcagcggggTGCCCCCCGAGGTGAGGCGGCCCCAcgtcgtctccggcgaggtcgaggaggtcggcggcggcaggcggcggatatacgtcgtcggcgccggcctcgACGTCGCCATAGGCACggtctccccctccccctccctccacgGCGGGGACGACGAGAGGGTCGACTGGGAGGTGGTCAAGGGccccgccgagttcgccggcCTCGCGCCCTGCAACGCCCAGGTCCTCTACGCCTGA